A region from the Clavibacter sp. A6099 genome encodes:
- a CDS encoding serine hydrolase has product MASSPLRPTRPSRPRRPARAALALAIAAVTALTAACSASPADPAASTPVAQPVVLPGSPVGQQAQWLLDTVNADDAVPVQETGERLAQVMLDAASAEELAAVLEQVRAGRPWTATAHEEQGGQSVTTIASEAAGTFDMEVAVDDAGLIEGLFFGEPEGDREPATSWAELEEQAAALGGDVSLTVTRASDGELGERVLEVLPDGVAATDARPIGSIVKLYVLGALVQAVEEGRIGWDDPLTVTDDVRSLPSGELQDAPTGTVVSVRDTAEKMIAISDNTATDMLIQAVGRERVEAALADLGHSDPPRNVPLLSTRDLFRIGWQDGGALRDDWADGDAAERRALLDAMPGGVVDVPVTALTDVVWTEGADWFATPDDIARAHVRLAELAATPAGEPVRGILGANPGLPEPERFDHVAFKGGSSVGTLALSYLVEDGDDAWTVVVQAAAREASGLERQSAYAGLAADAAALLAGGSRG; this is encoded by the coding sequence ATGGCCTCGTCACCGCTCCGACCGACCCGTCCATCCCGTCCGCGCCGTCCCGCGCGCGCCGCGCTCGCCCTCGCGATCGCCGCCGTCACCGCCCTCACGGCCGCGTGCTCGGCGTCCCCCGCGGATCCCGCGGCGTCGACGCCCGTCGCCCAGCCCGTCGTCCTTCCGGGATCGCCCGTCGGCCAACAGGCGCAGTGGCTGCTCGACACCGTCAACGCCGATGACGCGGTTCCCGTGCAGGAGACCGGCGAGCGCCTGGCGCAGGTGATGCTCGACGCAGCGTCTGCGGAGGAGCTCGCCGCCGTGCTCGAGCAGGTGCGCGCCGGCCGCCCGTGGACCGCGACCGCGCACGAGGAGCAGGGCGGGCAGTCCGTCACCACCATCGCGAGCGAGGCCGCGGGCACCTTCGACATGGAGGTCGCGGTCGACGATGCCGGGCTCATCGAGGGCCTGTTCTTCGGCGAGCCGGAGGGCGACCGGGAGCCCGCGACCAGCTGGGCCGAGCTCGAGGAGCAGGCCGCGGCTCTCGGCGGCGACGTGTCGCTCACGGTCACGCGCGCATCCGACGGGGAGCTGGGCGAGCGGGTCCTCGAGGTGCTGCCCGACGGCGTCGCCGCGACCGACGCGCGGCCCATCGGATCCATCGTCAAGCTCTACGTGCTGGGCGCGCTCGTGCAGGCGGTCGAGGAGGGCCGCATCGGCTGGGACGACCCGCTCACCGTGACCGACGACGTGCGCAGCCTCCCCTCCGGCGAGCTGCAGGACGCCCCGACCGGCACCGTCGTCAGCGTCCGCGACACCGCCGAGAAGATGATCGCGATCAGCGACAACACGGCCACCGACATGCTCATCCAGGCCGTCGGGCGGGAGCGCGTGGAGGCGGCGCTCGCGGACCTCGGCCACTCGGATCCGCCGCGGAACGTCCCGCTCCTGAGCACGCGCGACCTCTTCCGCATCGGCTGGCAGGACGGCGGCGCGCTCCGCGACGACTGGGCCGACGGGGACGCGGCCGAGCGGCGCGCGCTCCTCGACGCGATGCCGGGCGGTGTCGTCGACGTGCCCGTCACCGCGCTCACGGACGTCGTCTGGACCGAGGGCGCCGACTGGTTCGCGACGCCCGACGACATCGCCCGCGCGCACGTGCGCCTCGCCGAGCTGGCGGCGACGCCCGCCGGGGAGCCCGTGCGCGGGATCCTCGGGGCGAACCCTGGCCTGCCCGAGCCGGAGCGCTTCGACCACGTGGCGTTCAAGGGCGGCAGCTCGGTGGGCACGCTCGCGCTCTCGTACCTCGTCGAGGACGGGGACGACGCATGGACCGTGGTGGTGCAGGCCGCGGCGCGCGAGGCGTCGGGGCTCGAGCGGCAGTCGGCCTACGCGGGCCTGGCCGCCGACGCCGCGGCCCTGCTGGCGGGCGGATCCCGTGGTTGA
- a CDS encoding phage holin family protein, whose amino-acid sequence MTDDDSSSRGSWLGGSFAQKAIDPLLRAVRAEIDSAKREIGERARSARSGAIMLGAGVALALVSLGLLAAVIVALLLLALPLWAATLITLALFGIATAVVVRVGIARLSRGVPPVPSDTLHHARDRMRPGDRGTGDGAPDGPAGPAASAPSAG is encoded by the coding sequence ATGACCGACGACGACAGCTCCTCCCGCGGCAGCTGGCTGGGCGGATCCTTCGCCCAGAAGGCCATCGACCCCCTGCTCCGCGCGGTGCGCGCCGAGATCGACTCCGCCAAGCGCGAGATCGGCGAGCGCGCCAGGTCCGCCCGCTCGGGCGCCATCATGCTCGGCGCGGGCGTCGCGCTCGCGCTCGTCTCGCTGGGGCTCCTCGCCGCGGTGATCGTGGCGCTCCTGCTGCTCGCGCTGCCGCTGTGGGCGGCGACGCTGATCACGCTGGCGCTGTTCGGGATCGCGACCGCGGTCGTCGTGCGGGTCGGCATCGCGCGGCTGTCCCGCGGCGTGCCGCCCGTGCCGTCGGACACGCTGCACCACGCGCGCGACCGCATGCGCCCGGGCGACCGGGGCACGGGCGACGGCGCACCCGACGGGCCGGCCGGCCCCGCGGCATCGGCGCCCTCCGCCGGCTGA
- a CDS encoding DUF2207 domain-containing protein has translation MRERAGIRAGRAARIRLAVVAALLTALAIPLGLAAPAHADVDDFSFRSFDAVYRLSADADGRSVLRTTETLVAEFPDRDQNRGIRRELVRDYDGHPTGLRVLSVTDGAGDPRAYESETDDGALVLTIADDDAYVRGEQTYVIEYEQHDVTRAYADTAADEFYWDVNGLGWAQPFGRVTATVEIAPELLPRSTGGADAAAGPAGADGPADMQRTETGFTAVADDLGPRENLSFSIGFESGTFTPRDSSFLAAPWPSLSLAGALLALAAAAGALVLRRRRLSDAPGRGTIVAQYDPPEGVGVLVASVISGNSARATTALLLDLAVRGAVRILERDGGRKKPTFSLELVDPSRVTDPDERRFVAAVFGDGAGPGAVKDLARTDAKATARIQKLMAAVTKRTVADGLRKPLPVGSIVLLIVAATLGMVAAIVFAVLSLVDAYGGPVVIAFLVAAVLALGVTIAALVKHPLTERGVVLRDHLAGLREFIRLAEADRIRMLQSPEGAERRDLPRDDRDVLRLTEELLPYAAMFGQEEEWADELGRRYEHARDRPGWYAGQTPFAPAVFASSLGSVSSSMHGTYSGSSSSGGSTGGTTSGGGGGGGGGGGV, from the coding sequence GTGCGTGAGCGCGCGGGGATCCGCGCCGGCCGCGCCGCCCGGATCCGCCTGGCGGTCGTCGCCGCGCTGCTCACCGCGCTCGCGATCCCGCTCGGGCTCGCCGCCCCGGCGCACGCCGACGTGGACGACTTCTCCTTCCGCTCGTTCGACGCCGTCTACCGGCTGTCGGCCGACGCGGACGGCCGCTCGGTGCTCCGCACCACCGAGACGCTCGTGGCGGAGTTCCCCGACCGGGACCAGAACCGCGGGATCCGCCGCGAGCTCGTGCGCGACTACGACGGCCACCCGACCGGGCTCCGCGTGCTCTCCGTGACCGACGGCGCCGGGGATCCGCGCGCCTACGAGTCCGAGACGGACGACGGCGCGCTCGTGCTCACCATCGCCGACGACGACGCGTACGTGCGCGGCGAGCAGACCTACGTCATCGAGTACGAGCAGCACGACGTGACCCGCGCCTACGCGGACACGGCGGCCGACGAGTTCTACTGGGACGTCAACGGGCTCGGCTGGGCGCAGCCGTTCGGGCGGGTGACGGCGACCGTCGAGATCGCGCCTGAGCTCCTCCCGCGGTCGACCGGCGGGGCGGACGCGGCGGCCGGACCCGCGGGCGCGGACGGCCCGGCGGACATGCAGCGCACGGAGACCGGCTTCACGGCCGTCGCTGATGATCTCGGCCCGCGCGAGAACCTCAGCTTCAGCATCGGGTTCGAGTCCGGCACGTTCACGCCGCGGGACTCGTCGTTCCTCGCCGCGCCCTGGCCGAGCCTGTCGCTGGCGGGCGCGCTGCTCGCGCTGGCCGCCGCCGCGGGCGCCCTCGTGCTGCGACGCCGCCGCCTGTCCGACGCGCCCGGCCGCGGCACGATCGTCGCCCAGTACGACCCGCCCGAGGGCGTCGGCGTGCTGGTCGCATCCGTCATCTCGGGGAACTCCGCGCGCGCGACCACCGCGCTCCTGCTCGACCTCGCGGTGCGCGGGGCGGTGCGGATCCTGGAGCGGGATGGCGGCCGGAAGAAGCCGACGTTCTCGCTGGAGCTCGTGGATCCGTCGCGCGTCACCGACCCCGACGAGCGGCGCTTCGTGGCGGCCGTCTTCGGCGACGGCGCGGGGCCCGGCGCGGTGAAGGACCTGGCGCGCACCGACGCGAAGGCGACCGCGCGGATCCAGAAGCTGATGGCCGCCGTCACGAAGCGCACGGTCGCGGACGGCCTGCGGAAGCCGCTGCCTGTGGGGTCCATCGTCCTGCTGATCGTCGCGGCCACGCTCGGCATGGTCGCCGCGATCGTCTTCGCGGTGCTGTCGCTGGTGGACGCGTACGGCGGGCCGGTCGTGATCGCGTTCCTCGTCGCTGCCGTGCTCGCGCTCGGCGTGACGATCGCGGCGCTCGTGAAGCACCCGCTCACCGAGCGCGGCGTGGTGCTGCGCGACCACCTCGCGGGGCTCCGCGAGTTCATCCGGCTGGCCGAGGCCGACCGGATCCGCATGCTGCAGTCGCCCGAGGGCGCCGAGCGGCGAGACCTCCCGCGCGACGACCGCGACGTGCTGCGCCTGACCGAGGAGCTGCTGCCGTACGCCGCCATGTTCGGCCAGGAGGAGGAGTGGGCCGACGAGCTCGGCCGCCGCTACGAGCACGCGCGGGACCGGCCGGGCTGGTACGCGGGGCAGACGCCGTTCGCGCCCGCCGTGTTCGCCTCGAGCCTCGGCTCGGTGTCGTCGAGCATGCACGGCACGTACTCCGGCTCCAGCTCGAGCGGCGGATCCACGGGAGGCACGACCTCCGGCGGCGGCGGTGGAGGAGGCGGGGGCGGCGGGGTCTGA
- a CDS encoding glycoside hydrolase domain-containing protein, with product MNQSRRSVLSRRSVLGGALAAVPVALVAAGPAHADEATTPAAPIPEVPLASNGRPVVRDIQKQLVARYGARTGFPAVTTDGVWTGDSHKALIHALQLEMGIDEATANGVMGPLTRTTLQKQATLTVGSADTTGYLVHLLQASLVVMSTWDGPVDGTFSAEQGVRISQFQRTVALPETGRGDYRTWSALLASNGDPTRPGNAADGITVITAERAKTMKDAGYTIVGRYLTDSDRPDALAKRIVDGELDAIFAGGLKVFPIFQEGGTDTTYFSYDLGVRAAGRADDAARRLGFLPGTPIYYAVDFDATGDEVETYLEPYFRGIHAELKRRGSAYRVGVYAGRRICCTLAAAHLTELSYVADMSTGWGANLGVKIPENWAFDQILEHTIGTGDQEFDIDTNVVSGRDAGQVRVEPRG from the coding sequence ATGAACCAGTCCCGACGCTCCGTCCTGTCCCGACGCTCCGTCCTGGGCGGCGCACTCGCCGCCGTCCCCGTCGCCCTGGTCGCCGCGGGTCCCGCGCACGCCGACGAGGCCACCACCCCCGCAGCCCCGATCCCCGAGGTCCCGCTCGCGTCGAACGGCCGCCCGGTCGTCCGCGACATCCAGAAGCAGCTCGTCGCGCGCTACGGCGCCCGCACCGGCTTCCCCGCCGTCACCACCGACGGCGTCTGGACGGGCGACTCGCACAAGGCCCTCATCCACGCGCTCCAGCTGGAGATGGGCATCGACGAGGCCACCGCCAACGGCGTGATGGGCCCGCTCACCCGCACGACGCTGCAGAAGCAGGCGACCCTCACCGTGGGATCCGCCGACACCACCGGCTACCTCGTGCACCTGCTCCAGGCGTCGCTCGTGGTCATGAGCACGTGGGACGGGCCGGTCGACGGCACGTTCTCCGCCGAGCAGGGCGTGCGCATCTCCCAGTTCCAGCGCACGGTGGCGCTCCCCGAGACCGGTCGCGGCGACTACCGCACGTGGTCCGCGCTCCTCGCCAGCAACGGCGACCCGACGCGACCGGGCAACGCGGCCGACGGCATCACCGTCATCACCGCCGAGCGCGCCAAGACCATGAAGGACGCCGGCTACACGATCGTCGGCCGCTACCTCACCGACTCCGACCGCCCGGACGCGCTGGCGAAGCGCATCGTGGACGGCGAGCTCGACGCGATCTTCGCGGGCGGCCTCAAGGTGTTCCCGATCTTCCAGGAAGGCGGCACCGACACCACGTACTTCTCGTACGACCTCGGGGTGCGCGCGGCCGGCCGCGCCGACGACGCGGCCCGCCGCCTCGGCTTCCTGCCGGGCACGCCCATCTACTACGCGGTCGACTTCGACGCCACGGGCGACGAGGTCGAGACGTACCTCGAGCCGTACTTCCGCGGGATCCACGCGGAGCTGAAGCGCCGTGGCAGCGCCTACCGCGTGGGCGTGTACGCCGGCCGCCGCATCTGCTGCACCCTCGCGGCCGCGCACCTCACCGAGCTCAGCTACGTGGCCGACATGTCCACCGGCTGGGGCGCGAACCTCGGCGTCAAGATCCCGGAGAACTGGGCGTTCGACCAGATCCTCGAGCACACCATCGGCACGGGCGACCAGGAGTTCGACATCGACACGAACGTCGTCTCCGGTCGCGACGCGGGCCAGGTCCGGGTCGAGCCGCGCGGCTGA